The Betaproteobacteria bacterium genome includes a region encoding these proteins:
- a CDS encoding tripartite tricarboxylate transporter substrate binding protein, with amino-acid sequence MSSTRPMNRRARARLHRTFSVRSLTGTLIEHRCHNRFKRRYVENCMAKPLWLAMGAMALLAPATSYCEGYPSKPIRIIVSYAPGGNIDINARAIAPGLSKFLGQPVIVENRGGAGGKIGATLVAKSPPDGYTVLLGAPGTLISQPVFHDNVQYQTLRDFVFTSRISLVASALVVHPSMPVRSVKEIIAFAKARPGELLMGSAGQGAGTHLMGELFQSMAHVKFTHVPYKGAAAASAAILGGQTHLGFDQVSSCGPYIKAGRLRALAVTTPQRSKFLPDVPTIDEAGLRGYDYSTWTTLAIPAAAPKEVVQKLRDAVDAVIAQPRVQEAFEKLGAEVVANSAEEFTRRLEHDLARWTRIRKETGIKFK; translated from the coding sequence ATGTCCAGCACCAGGCCAATGAACCGCAGGGCGCGGGCGCGTCTGCATCGAACCTTTTCCGTACGGTCCTTGACCGGCACACTGATCGAGCACAGATGTCATAATCGCTTCAAACGACGTTACGTGGAGAACTGCATGGCAAAACCCCTATGGCTTGCGATGGGCGCAATGGCGTTGCTTGCACCCGCAACCTCCTATTGCGAAGGCTACCCATCCAAACCGATCCGCATCATCGTTTCGTACGCCCCGGGTGGAAACATCGACATCAATGCGCGGGCGATCGCTCCCGGGCTCTCGAAATTTCTGGGGCAGCCCGTGATCGTCGAAAACCGCGGCGGTGCGGGAGGCAAGATCGGCGCCACTCTGGTTGCCAAATCGCCGCCTGACGGATACACGGTCCTCCTCGGCGCGCCCGGCACACTCATATCCCAGCCGGTGTTTCACGACAATGTCCAGTACCAGACGCTGCGCGACTTCGTGTTCACGTCGCGCATATCGCTCGTGGCGAGCGCGCTCGTCGTGCACCCGTCGATGCCGGTGCGCAGCGTCAAGGAGATCATCGCGTTCGCAAAGGCGCGTCCGGGGGAGCTGTTGATGGGATCGGCGGGCCAGGGTGCCGGCACCCACCTGATGGGCGAGCTGTTTCAGTCGATGGCGCACGTGAAATTCACCCACGTGCCCTACAAAGGCGCCGCCGCCGCATCGGCCGCAATCCTTGGCGGGCAGACGCATCTGGGATTCGATCAAGTCAGTTCATGCGGACCCTACATCAAGGCCGGCAGACTCCGGGCACTGGCAGTGACGACGCCGCAGCGCTCGAAGTTCTTGCCCGACGTGCCGACGATCGACGAAGCGGGGCTCCGCGGCTACGATTATTCGACGTGGACCACGCTCGCAATTCCGGCCGCAGCGCCGAAGGAAGTGGTTCAGAAGCTGCGCGATGCCGTCGACGCCGTCATTGCGCAGCCGCGCGTCCAGGAAGCGTTCGAGAAGCTCGGCGCCGAAGTCGTCGCCAACTCTGCCGAGGAATTCACGCGCAGGCTGGAGCACGATCTGGCAAGGTGGACTCGCATCCGCAAGGAGACCGGGATCAAGTTCAAGTAG